A genomic segment from Dietzia psychralcaliphila encodes:
- a CDS encoding DEAD/DEAH box helicase has product MSNDNEDRTATAGDEVETAASTPDTTEPAAEGADDSAPAEAALEVPAEEPTVGEPPAEEETVDRTPAEVKTDDRAPAAEKTDDRAPAEVKTDDRAPAEENADSPTVTFADMGLAPAVAQAVKDVGYEVPSAIQAAIIPMVMAGRDVVGLAQTGTGKTAAFALPILSLIDPAVKSPQALVLAPTRELALQVAEACITYSANMPQVNVLPIYGGQAYGIQLSGLRRGAQIIVGTPGRVIDHLKKGTLDLSGLRHLVLDEADEMLAMGFQEDVERILSDTPQTTQVALFSATMPAAIRRISQKYLTDPAEVKVASKTSTAPNIHQRYVLVNHRDKLDALTRIFEVEDFDAMILFVRTKSATEELAEKLRARGFSAAPINGDIPQNLRERTIEALKDGRTDILVATDVAARGLDVSRISHVVNYDIPHDTESYVHRIGRTGRAGRSGQALLFVTPRERRMLSQIERATRQPLTEIQLPSVDDVNEMRMAKFGQSITESLDDPNLAMFRRLVEEYANEHSVSMADIAAALATQSRNSADFLMREPERPVRPARQDDRRDSRRDDRRERPGRDFSDGPRPSRGGKDMAQYRIAVGKRNNVKPGSIMGALANEAGLSGGDIGRISIRFDHTIVELPANLSRDQVESMRGIRVAGSEIDIRPDSGPPAGRPSASRDDRGGRPRGSDRGDRGGRDDDRRGERGGGFRRGGDGDDRRGGGFRGRSGGGSDRY; this is encoded by the coding sequence ATGAGCAACGATAACGAGGACCGTACCGCCACTGCCGGCGACGAGGTCGAGACCGCCGCCAGTACCCCAGACACCACCGAGCCCGCCGCCGAGGGGGCGGACGACTCGGCCCCCGCCGAGGCCGCCTTAGAGGTGCCCGCCGAGGAGCCGACGGTCGGAGAGCCGCCCGCCGAAGAGGAGACTGTCGACCGTACGCCTGCCGAGGTGAAGACGGACGACCGCGCCCCCGCCGCCGAGAAGACGGACGATCGCGCTCCCGCCGAGGTGAAGACGGACGACCGCGCCCCCGCTGAGGAGAACGCGGACAGTCCCACTGTCACGTTCGCCGACATGGGGCTCGCGCCGGCCGTGGCCCAGGCGGTCAAGGACGTCGGTTACGAGGTCCCCTCCGCCATCCAGGCGGCAATCATCCCCATGGTGATGGCGGGCCGTGACGTCGTGGGATTGGCACAGACCGGTACCGGTAAGACGGCGGCCTTCGCCCTGCCGATCCTCTCGCTCATCGACCCGGCGGTGAAGAGCCCCCAGGCGCTCGTGCTCGCCCCCACCCGTGAGCTCGCGCTCCAGGTCGCCGAGGCGTGCATCACCTACTCCGCCAACATGCCGCAGGTCAACGTGCTGCCGATCTACGGCGGTCAGGCCTACGGGATCCAGCTGTCCGGTCTGCGTCGGGGTGCACAGATCATCGTCGGCACGCCCGGCCGCGTGATCGACCACCTCAAGAAGGGCACGCTCGACCTGTCGGGTCTGCGTCACCTCGTCCTGGACGAGGCCGACGAGATGCTCGCGATGGGTTTCCAGGAGGACGTCGAGCGGATCCTCTCGGACACCCCGCAGACCACGCAGGTCGCGCTGTTCTCGGCGACCATGCCGGCCGCGATCCGCCGGATCTCACAGAAGTACCTCACCGATCCGGCGGAGGTGAAGGTCGCGTCCAAGACTTCCACCGCCCCGAACATCCATCAGCGCTACGTCCTGGTCAATCACCGGGACAAACTCGACGCCCTGACGAGGATCTTCGAGGTCGAGGACTTCGACGCGATGATCCTGTTCGTCCGGACCAAGTCGGCCACGGAGGAGCTCGCGGAGAAGCTTCGGGCGCGCGGGTTCTCGGCTGCGCCGATCAACGGCGACATCCCGCAGAATCTCCGCGAGCGGACGATCGAGGCGCTCAAGGACGGCCGTACCGACATCCTCGTGGCTACGGACGTGGCCGCCCGTGGACTCGACGTGTCGCGGATCAGCCACGTGGTCAACTACGACATCCCGCACGACACCGAGTCGTACGTGCACCGGATCGGCCGTACGGGCCGCGCCGGCCGCAGCGGGCAGGCGTTGCTGTTCGTCACCCCGCGGGAGCGTCGCATGCTCTCACAGATCGAGCGGGCCACGCGTCAGCCGCTGACAGAGATCCAGCTTCCGAGCGTGGATGATGTCAACGAGATGCGGATGGCCAAGTTCGGCCAGTCGATCACCGAGAGCCTCGATGATCCGAACCTGGCGATGTTCCGCCGGCTGGTGGAGGAGTACGCCAACGAGCACTCCGTCTCGATGGCGGATATCGCCGCCGCTCTCGCCACGCAGTCCCGTAATTCCGCCGACTTCCTCATGCGGGAACCGGAGCGACCGGTGCGGCCGGCGCGTCAGGACGATCGGCGCGACTCCCGGCGGGATGACCGGCGCGAGCGTCCGGGCCGCGACTTCTCCGACGGTCCCCGGCCGTCGCGAGGCGGCAAGGACATGGCGCAGTACCGGATCGCCGTGGGCAAGCGCAACAACGTCAAGCCCGGGTCGATCATGGGTGCGCTCGCCAACGAGGCCGGTCTCAGCGGGGGCGACATCGGACGCATCTCGATCCGGTTCGACCACACGATCGTGGAGCTCCCGGCGAATCTGTCCCGGGATCAGGTCGAATCGATGCGGGGAATCCGGGTGGCGGGTTCGGAGATCGACATCCGGCCGGACTCCGGTCCTCCCGCCGGTCGTCCGTCCGCGTCCAGGGACGACCGTGGTGGTCGTCCCCGCGGGAGCGATCGCGGCGATCGTGGCGGCCGGGACGACGACCGTCGCGGCGAGCGCGGTGGAGGGTTCCGGCGGGGCGGCGACGGCGACGATCGCCGCGGTGGCGGCTTCCGCGGCCGTTCGGGCGGCGGTTCGGACCGGTACTGA
- a CDS encoding MFS transporter, with the protein MRGPFSGSRTAQPRTPLPADVWVLVAAAFAVAIGYGLVAPVLPQYARSFDVSVTAASVVVSAFAFFRLVFAPAGGFLVDKLGERWVYMSGLLIVVVSTLATGLAQSYWQLLVFRGLGGLGSTMFTISAMALLTRLSPPGARGRIAGLYATAFLLGNIGGPVLGGLLAEFGMRVPFFVYSFTLLVATGVVAVFLRGGRRPSADDGLPEQEALPVREALRHSGYRAALVSSFVNGWSSFGVRVAIVPLFAAANFDAGPGIAGTALASFAVGTAAVISVAGWLSDRYGRRPLVIGGLLVSGVSTLVLGWCDTVPLLVAASVVAGMGAGVLNPAQQASVADVIGADRAGGKVLATFQMASDSGAILGPVLVGIVVDLFGYTAGFVLSGGLLLAAVVPWLFARETHEHLVRGTSGE; encoded by the coding sequence GTGAGGGGCCCCTTCTCCGGTAGCCGGACCGCGCAACCGCGCACACCGCTACCCGCCGACGTGTGGGTGTTGGTCGCCGCGGCCTTCGCCGTCGCGATCGGCTACGGCCTCGTGGCCCCGGTTCTCCCGCAGTACGCGCGGAGCTTCGACGTCTCGGTGACAGCCGCGTCGGTGGTGGTGAGCGCCTTCGCATTCTTCCGCCTGGTCTTCGCTCCCGCCGGCGGGTTCCTCGTGGACAAACTGGGGGAACGCTGGGTCTACATGTCGGGGCTGCTGATCGTGGTGGTCTCGACTCTGGCCACCGGGCTCGCCCAGAGCTACTGGCAGTTGTTGGTGTTCCGCGGGCTCGGCGGGCTCGGGTCGACCATGTTCACTATTTCCGCCATGGCGCTGCTCACCCGCCTCTCGCCACCGGGGGCGAGAGGGCGGATCGCTGGTCTGTACGCCACGGCGTTCCTCCTGGGCAACATCGGCGGACCGGTCCTCGGCGGGCTCCTCGCCGAATTCGGTATGCGGGTGCCGTTCTTCGTCTACTCCTTCACGCTGCTCGTGGCGACCGGAGTGGTGGCGGTCTTCCTCCGTGGCGGACGCCGTCCCTCGGCGGACGACGGGCTGCCCGAACAGGAAGCGTTGCCGGTGCGCGAGGCGTTGCGCCACAGCGGGTACCGCGCCGCGCTCGTGTCCAGCTTCGTCAACGGCTGGAGTTCCTTCGGTGTACGGGTGGCTATCGTGCCCCTTTTCGCCGCCGCCAACTTCGACGCCGGGCCGGGGATCGCCGGTACCGCCCTCGCCTCCTTCGCCGTGGGCACCGCGGCCGTAATTTCTGTAGCGGGTTGGTTGTCCGACAGATACGGGCGTCGCCCCCTGGTGATCGGGGGTTTGCTGGTGTCCGGGGTGTCGACACTCGTCCTGGGCTGGTGCGACACCGTTCCGCTCCTCGTGGCGGCGTCGGTCGTGGCGGGAATGGGAGCGGGGGTGCTCAACCCGGCGCAACAGGCCTCGGTCGCAGATGTGATCGGAGCTGATCGGGCGGGTGGAAAGGTGCTCGCGACCTTCCAGATGGCCAGTGACTCCGGGGCGATCCTCGGTCCGGTGCTGGTGGGAATCGTCGTGGACCTGTTCGGCTACACCGCCGGATTCGTTCTCTCGGGTGGTCTGCTGCTGGCCGCCGTGGTCCCGTGGCTGTTCGCCAGGGAGACCCACGAACACCTGGTCCGGGGAACGTCGGGGGAGTGA
- a CDS encoding M20/M25/M40 family metallo-hydrolase has protein sequence MTDTEPMTDEQRELLHSEAVSITADLVSIDSTNTGDPATIGDGETRVCRRIAEYLDEVGIPSELVESVPGRGSLFARVDGSDAGAGGLVVHGHVDVVPAVAEDWTVPPFAGEIREGWLYGRGTVDMKNMIGMMLAVVRLYRREGIVPRRPLLLAFFADEEAAGTMGAQWVVRERPEIFDGMTHALSEVGGWSVPVAGRRLYPIAVAEKGVAWARVSAKGTAAHASRPTPDNAVAAIAGAVHRVSSLDFPVAPTEANTALAAAVGKIAGASGDVAELPSHLGVLGHFGPLVEASLSHTASPTILSAGYKTNVIPTEAFAEIDCRVLPGGEDTFRAEIERELGPDVTVDWIWQPPIAAPADDPLVSVIREAVRESDPDALVVPYLLPASTDNKHLAPLGIHGYGFVPLRVPDEFDVFGHFHAVDERVPVDALHFGADVLARVLGSA, from the coding sequence ATGACGGACACCGAGCCGATGACCGACGAGCAGCGGGAGCTCCTGCACTCGGAGGCCGTCTCGATAACAGCTGACCTGGTGTCCATCGACTCGACCAACACGGGCGATCCGGCGACGATCGGCGACGGCGAGACCCGCGTGTGCCGAAGAATCGCGGAATACCTCGACGAGGTGGGGATCCCGAGCGAGCTGGTGGAATCCGTGCCCGGTCGCGGCAGCCTCTTCGCCCGCGTCGACGGGTCGGACGCCGGCGCCGGCGGCCTGGTCGTACACGGGCACGTCGACGTGGTGCCCGCGGTCGCCGAGGACTGGACCGTCCCTCCGTTCGCGGGGGAGATCCGCGAAGGCTGGCTCTACGGCCGTGGCACCGTGGACATGAAGAACATGATCGGCATGATGCTCGCCGTGGTGCGTCTCTACCGCCGTGAAGGAATCGTGCCGCGCAGACCCCTACTGCTCGCCTTCTTCGCGGACGAAGAGGCCGCGGGCACCATGGGAGCGCAGTGGGTGGTGCGGGAACGCCCCGAGATCTTCGACGGCATGACCCACGCACTCAGCGAGGTCGGGGGTTGGTCCGTTCCGGTGGCGGGGCGTCGGCTCTACCCGATCGCTGTCGCGGAGAAGGGTGTCGCCTGGGCGAGGGTGAGTGCCAAGGGGACAGCTGCGCACGCGTCCCGCCCGACCCCGGACAACGCGGTCGCCGCGATCGCCGGTGCCGTCCACCGGGTCTCGAGCCTGGACTTCCCGGTGGCCCCCACCGAGGCCAACACCGCGCTGGCCGCGGCGGTCGGCAAGATCGCGGGGGCGAGCGGGGACGTCGCGGAGCTGCCCTCGCACCTGGGGGTGCTCGGTCACTTCGGGCCGCTCGTCGAGGCGTCGCTCTCGCACACCGCCTCGCCGACGATCCTGTCCGCCGGATACAAGACCAACGTCATCCCCACCGAGGCGTTCGCGGAGATCGACTGCCGTGTCCTGCCCGGTGGCGAGGACACCTTCCGGGCCGAGATCGAACGGGAACTCGGTCCCGACGTGACGGTTGACTGGATCTGGCAACCGCCGATCGCCGCGCCCGCAGACGATCCACTGGTCTCCGTCATCCGGGAGGCCGTCCGCGAGTCGGACCCCGATGCGCTCGTCGTGCCCTATCTCCTGCCGGCGAGCACGGACAACAAACACCTCGCACCCCTGGGGATCCACGGGTACGGTTTCGTCCCGCTGAGGGTGCCGGACGAGTTCGACGTCTTCGGCCACTTCCATGCCGTCGACGAGCGGGTTCCCGTCGACGCGCTGCACTTCGGTGCGGATGTGCTCGCCCGCGTGCTCGGATCGGCGTGA
- a CDS encoding alanine racemase translates to MVTRPVGGQEPGDLDDVEDATSGLDAPIAALHLPALRANLADLRRRAGGTRIRIASKSVRSRGVLEEVLGPELRGDDTVRGIMAYSLAEALWLVGAGCDDVLLGYPTVDRAALARLGADPTALAAVTLMIDDVRQLEIARGSGAGGARVCVDVDASLRLGPIHLGVRRSPLRGPADVEPLVRRAVDMGFQVVGAMFYEAQVAGVPDDIRGVRLVKTLSMRRLIGIREAVAAVIADVTGERPEIVNSGGSGSIAESAADPAVTEVTAGSGLYVPGLFDHYRTFRPRPSLFFALPAVRTPARGLTTFLYGGYVASGVPGPDRLPVPARPTGLRYLGREGAGEVQTPMRGEVAIGDRAWWRHAKAGEVCERFDTLHVVDETAQGPAVVDRWPTYRGEGKCFG, encoded by the coding sequence ATGGTGACTAGGCCGGTGGGCGGTCAGGAGCCCGGTGACCTGGACGACGTCGAGGACGCCACCTCGGGACTCGACGCGCCGATCGCCGCACTCCACCTGCCCGCCCTGCGCGCGAACCTGGCGGACCTCAGGCGACGAGCCGGTGGGACAAGGATCCGCATCGCCAGCAAGTCCGTGCGATCGCGCGGTGTGCTCGAGGAGGTCCTGGGTCCGGAGCTCCGAGGTGACGACACGGTCCGCGGGATAATGGCCTACTCGCTCGCCGAGGCACTGTGGCTCGTGGGTGCCGGGTGCGACGACGTCCTGCTCGGGTATCCGACGGTCGACCGTGCCGCCCTCGCGCGGCTGGGAGCGGATCCGACCGCTCTGGCAGCGGTGACCCTGATGATCGACGACGTGCGCCAGTTGGAGATCGCGCGCGGGTCTGGGGCGGGCGGCGCGAGGGTGTGCGTCGACGTGGACGCCTCGCTCAGGCTCGGCCCGATCCACCTGGGCGTCCGGCGCTCGCCGCTACGTGGTCCGGCCGACGTCGAGCCGCTGGTCCGTCGAGCCGTGGACATGGGGTTCCAGGTGGTGGGGGCGATGTTCTACGAGGCGCAGGTCGCTGGTGTCCCCGACGACATCCGGGGTGTCCGCCTGGTCAAGACGCTGTCCATGCGTCGTCTCATCGGGATACGCGAGGCCGTTGCCGCGGTGATCGCCGATGTGACCGGGGAGCGCCCCGAGATCGTCAACTCGGGTGGCTCCGGGTCGATCGCCGAGAGCGCCGCGGACCCGGCCGTCACCGAGGTCACCGCCGGTTCCGGTCTCTACGTGCCGGGGTTGTTCGACCACTACCGCACCTTCAGGCCGCGCCCGTCGCTGTTCTTCGCGCTTCCCGCCGTCCGGACCCCGGCTCGTGGTCTCACGACCTTCCTCTACGGCGGTTACGTAGCGTCCGGGGTGCCGGGACCCGACAGGCTGCCCGTGCCCGCCCGCCCGACGGGCCTGCGCTACCTGGGAAGGGAAGGCGCGGGTGAGGTCCAGACCCCCATGCGTGGGGAGGTGGCGATAGGTGACCGCGCCTGGTGGCGGCACGCGAAGGCGGGGGAGGTCTGCGAGCGGTTCGACACGCTCCACGTGGTGGACGAGACTGCACAGGGGCCCGCAGTGGTGGACCGCTGGCCCACCTACCGTGGTGAAGGGAAGTGCTTCGGATGA
- a CDS encoding TetR/AcrR family transcriptional regulator produces MTRRLPSDQRRAQLLRAALEIAEHDGLGAVTVRGVAERAGVSLGVVHYCYTDKEELLREVIGAVNLEVHQAARAFINVDFDSGARGREGLRRRLYEAIDLIWAVISASPDRQLLTYEIVSYSLRTHGSPEIGLARHQQESNEEIIRSVLERTAQSAGMRWGMGLDDMVRVVEGTVAGIGLRWQICRDDDEAIALLHRAVDLVVADARPIDGD; encoded by the coding sequence GTGACCAGACGCCTTCCATCCGATCAGCGCAGAGCGCAGCTCCTCCGGGCAGCCCTGGAGATCGCCGAACACGACGGGCTCGGTGCGGTGACCGTTCGTGGCGTCGCCGAGCGCGCCGGGGTCTCGCTCGGCGTCGTCCACTACTGCTACACCGATAAAGAAGAGCTCCTCCGCGAGGTGATCGGCGCGGTCAACCTCGAAGTGCACCAGGCGGCGAGAGCGTTCATCAACGTCGACTTCGACTCGGGCGCCCGCGGCCGGGAGGGTCTGAGGCGAAGGCTCTACGAAGCCATCGACCTCATCTGGGCGGTCATCTCCGCCTCGCCTGACCGACAGCTCCTCACCTACGAGATCGTGTCCTACTCGCTGCGTACCCACGGTTCACCCGAGATCGGGCTGGCCCGTCACCAGCAGGAGTCCAACGAGGAGATCATCCGCTCGGTCCTCGAGCGGACCGCCCAGTCCGCGGGCATGCGCTGGGGCATGGGGCTGGACGACATGGTGCGCGTCGTCGAGGGCACGGTGGCGGGCATCGGACTTCGCTGGCAGATATGCCGGGACGACGACGAGGCGATCGCACTCCTCCACCGGGCGGTCGACCTCGTGGTTGCGGACGCGCGTCCGATCGATGGTGACTAG
- a CDS encoding D-arabinono-1,4-lactone oxidase, which yields MTTSTTPWQNWAGNVIASPSGRSNPTTVAEVTEVVTAAAERGSRVKCVGAGHSFTPAASTDGVLISLDDLTGIESIVPTRDPDGHVDGADVTVWAGTRLHQLGPLLWDLGLAQPNLGDFAEQSLAGAVSTGTHGTGRDAVGMPATVVGLQLVAADGSVLNCSRGSNPEVFEAARLGIGAVGIITKMTIHCVPAFVLSAEEHPWTLSAALADLEGFSRSADHAEFFWFPHTDAVTVKRNTRLPGDAELRPLGRFRELVGDEFLSNEAFGALCRTAARRPSMTPRINRFAARAMSARAYTDRSYRVFASPRRVRFREMEYAVPVAAAAGVLGDLRDMIDRSGIVTPFPVEVRFAAADDVWMSTAHERDVCYVAVHQFHLMDHTELFRSAEEIFLAADGRPHWGKMHTRTASDLSNTVRHFDDFVSVRDRLDPDRVFANEYTERVLP from the coding sequence ATGACGACCTCGACCACACCGTGGCAGAACTGGGCCGGAAACGTCATCGCCTCTCCATCCGGCCGCTCCAACCCCACGACCGTCGCGGAGGTCACCGAGGTCGTGACGGCCGCCGCGGAGCGGGGCTCCCGGGTCAAGTGCGTGGGCGCCGGCCATTCCTTCACCCCCGCCGCGTCGACCGACGGGGTCCTGATCTCACTCGACGACCTGACGGGGATCGAGTCGATCGTCCCGACCCGTGACCCCGACGGGCACGTCGACGGTGCGGACGTGACGGTCTGGGCGGGCACGCGGCTACACCAACTCGGCCCCCTGCTGTGGGACCTCGGGCTGGCGCAGCCGAACCTCGGCGACTTCGCTGAACAGTCTCTGGCGGGGGCCGTGTCCACGGGCACCCACGGCACTGGCCGCGACGCGGTCGGGATGCCGGCCACCGTGGTCGGTCTGCAACTCGTCGCCGCGGACGGTTCGGTCCTCAACTGTTCGCGCGGGTCGAATCCGGAGGTGTTCGAGGCGGCTCGACTCGGGATCGGTGCGGTCGGGATCATCACCAAGATGACGATCCACTGTGTCCCGGCGTTCGTACTGAGCGCCGAGGAACACCCGTGGACCCTCTCCGCCGCGCTGGCTGATCTCGAGGGTTTCTCGAGATCAGCGGACCACGCCGAGTTCTTCTGGTTCCCCCACACGGACGCCGTCACTGTCAAACGGAACACCCGCCTACCGGGTGACGCCGAACTCCGGCCACTGGGCCGGTTCCGCGAGCTCGTCGGCGACGAGTTCCTGTCCAACGAGGCGTTCGGCGCGCTGTGCCGCACCGCCGCACGCCGGCCGTCGATGACACCACGGATCAATCGCTTCGCCGCCAGGGCGATGTCTGCTCGTGCGTACACCGATCGCAGCTACCGGGTCTTCGCCTCCCCGCGGCGGGTCCGCTTCCGCGAGATGGAGTACGCGGTCCCGGTCGCCGCGGCCGCAGGCGTGTTGGGCGACCTGCGCGACATGATCGACCGCTCGGGAATCGTCACCCCGTTCCCCGTGGAGGTCCGGTTCGCGGCTGCGGACGACGTCTGGATGTCAACCGCCCACGAGAGGGACGTCTGCTACGTCGCGGTCCACCAGTTCCATCTGATGGACCACACCGAGCTCTTCCGGTCCGCCGAGGAGATCTTCCTCGCCGCGGACGGTCGGCCCCACTGGGGCAAGATGCACACCCGGACGGCGTCCGACCTCTCGAACACGGTCCGGCATTTCGATGACTTCGTCTCCGTGCGGGACCGCCTGGACCCGGACCGCGTCTTCGCGAACGAGTACACCGAACGTGTCCTTCCGTAG